One Candidatus Atribacteria bacterium ADurb.Bin276 genomic window, AAAATAGTGGCACTAAACCTAAAAACAATGGGAAAATCATTCCAGCTGTAAAAAGGTAATAGAAAAAACGATTACCAAGGAAACTAAATCGAGCAAGCACATAAGAAGCCATCGCTGCTAAAAGAATGGTAGCTATGAGGGATAAAAGAGTAACATATATACTATTTAAAAAGGCTTTTCCAAGCTCTGCTTCTGTCCACGCCACAACATAATTATTCCATTGAGAAGAAGAAGGTAAAGACCATGGACTACCATACAGTTCAGAACTGGTTTTAATCGATCCAATAAATAACCAGATCATGGGTAATATCACAACCAACATATAAAACCAAAGTAAAAGAGAAGCAGGAAGATTGGTTAGAGAGTACTTAATTTTATTTTTTTTCATATTTTCCTCTTTAACACTCAATATTCTAATGTTTCTTTGGTTAAAAGACGAAATAGAAAAACTGAGATAACAATAGTAAAAAGAAATAACATTACCGATATTGCTGTTCCATAACCAAAATCACTATTTCGAAAAGCTTGTTCATACATATAAGTGGCTAAAACTTCAGTACGGCGATTTGGTCCTCCAACCGTCATAACATAAATAACATCAAAAATATTTAAAGTGTTAATGGTTATATAGACAATGGCAATCTTAAATATTTCCCGTATAAGAGGAATGGTTATAAAAATTGCTCTTTGAAACAAACTCGCTCCATCTACCTTGGCTGCTTCAATGAGAGAAGGAGGAATGTTAGAAATAGCCGATAAAAAAAGTATGAGATAAAACCCATTTGAATACCAAATAATGGTGGCTGTGACAGCTGGAAGGGCTGTTCGAGTTTCTCCCAACCAAGCATGAGTTAAAGATTCAAGTCCAACTCCTCTGAGTACACTATTTAGTAAACCAAAAGTTGGATTATAAATAAACGACCACAAAACTGCTACTGCGGCTAATGAAATCAAATAGGGAAAAAAGAAAGCGGTACGGTATATTGAGGCACTTGATGGTCTATTTGAAATAACCAATGAAAAAAACAGAGCGAGACCAACAATACAGCTACC contains:
- the lacF_9 gene encoding Lactose transport system permease protein LacF; protein product: MKRKDRTFLIIVFLLPSVFLYCLFVIYPYIKAFYISLFNWSGLSLYKDFVGLENFSRLFRDPVFWTALKNNLFIWIIGGSCIVGLALFFSLVISNRPSSASIYRTAFFFPYLISLAAVAVLWSFIYNPTFGLLNSVLRGVGLESLTHAWLGETRTALPAVTATIIWYSNGFYLILFLSAISNIPPSLIEAAKVDGASLFQRAIFITIPLIREIFKIAIVYITINTLNIFDVIYVMTVGGPNRRTEVLATYMYEQAFRNSDFGYGTAISVMLFLFTIVISVFLFRLLTKETLEY